In Firmicutes bacterium ASF500, a single genomic region encodes these proteins:
- the mprA gene encoding Response regulator MprA: MRSLRQSGKGTPVLFLTARDAISDRVKGLDSGANDYLVKPFSFEELTARLRAMTRGRFGMVSNVITVADLSLDTAAHTVKQGDREITLSAKEYALLEYLMRNAGTVLSRERIEDHIWNADYEGGTNVVDVYISYLRKKIDGGHENKLIHTVRGSGYVLREGT, from the coding sequence TGCGAGAGACGCCATTTCGGATCGGGTAAAGGGGCTGGACAGCGGCGCAAACGACTATCTAGTAAAGCCCTTTTCCTTTGAGGAATTGACCGCCCGCCTGCGGGCCATGACGCGGGGCCGCTTTGGCATGGTCAGCAATGTCATTACGGTAGCGGATTTGTCGCTGGACACCGCCGCCCACACGGTTAAACAGGGGGATCGGGAGATTACTCTTTCGGCAAAGGAATACGCCCTGCTGGAATACCTGATGAGAAATGCCGGGACCGTCTTGTCTCGGGAAAGGATCGAGGATCATATCTGGAACGCCGATTACGAGGGCGGCACGAATGTGGTGGACGTCTATATCAGCTACCTGCGGAAAAAAATCGACGGCGGCCATGAGAACAAGCTGATCCATACGGTACGCGGCAGCGGGTATGTTCTGCGGGAGGGCACATGA